The stretch of DNA ACATGTGACAAAACTGCAagttttagagtggccttttgtcccccagtacaagatgcacctgtgtaatgatcatgctgtttaattagcttcttgatatgccacacctgtcaggtggatggattatcttgccaAAGTAATTAATGTTCACTGGCATGGATGTAAATACATTTctacacaacatttgagagaaattagctttgtgtgtatggaaaaaaATCAGGGATATTTTACTTCAGCTCATTAAAAAACAAACCAACACTTGAAATGTTGTgtctatatttttgttcagaataaATAGTGACAAATATTTTGAAACAATCAGTGTTGGTGTTCTTCTCTCAAGTGTTAatggaatttaaaaaaaataactatCTTAGAATGCAGTTGTAATTCTTTATTATTTTGTCCTCAGGGTCAGAAATATATCTGGATTTGGGACagtttgcaattttcagaaatagTCAATATCCTGATGTGAAGGATTTCCCTAGGCCACCACACATTTGAGAAgaaaggtggagggaggagaacgGAACATGCTTGGTGTATCTAAGTTCAGGGAAAACTGGAAGTGAACCTTACCTTAGGCCACTCAACATTTGTGTATTGAAACAGAGATAATGGAGTTGGCTGGCTAGTCATCTTAACCATCTTTGGTTCTGCATGCTGAGTTCATCTGTATAAACGTGCATATTAGTGTGTGACGGTAGAGACTGTGGGTGGACTCACCTTCTCTTCAGAGCACTGGTACATCTCTAAGCCCTCCTCTACAGCACTGGGCTCAAATCCCCGCTCACAAAGACGCGTATGAGTAAACAGGTACTCCAGCACCTGGGTCACAGGATGACAGACATTGTTGATCTTTTGGTGATGGCTTCGTGTGCAAGTCCAGACTGTCTATTTGCTAGGTGGTTTTACAAGCTGAGAGCAAGATAATTATGACTGCAAATATGATGACCAAATTCTTGGAGGTGAATCTATGAAATAGCTAATGTTGGCATTTAATAGAAATACATGAATATTCATTGTTGATTAGAGGGATAGCTAAATTCACATGATAAAATATTGTACTTGCGTGATGCTTGAGGACACTTTCATTTTGGAAGCTAGCTGTCAAACATATCAACTACCACTGTGTCATTCCATTGTTAGCTAATGTTTattcaaatgtgtttttgtaacctttatttaactaggcaagtcagttaagaacaaattcttatttacaatgatggcctgccCCAGCCCAACCTGGATgacgatgggccaattgtgcgatgccctatgggacacccaatcacagccagatgtgatacagcctggattcgcgtcttgcactgagatgcagtgccttagaccactgcaccactctggAGTTAACTAGCCCCTAACGAGTGTCTCCTACAGTACTACTGTAATCAATCACTGCAATGCCATCATAGTGTTGAGGCATCAAACAAAGGTGATGGATGGTGTGTTTTGAGACCAAAGAAAACACTGCGTAAATGCAATTCATTTATTCACAAAAACCATCCTCAACTTGTTGCCTGGTGGACTTTTTTGTGAAGACAGACAATCACATAACGTAGACACCTGATGACTTCACAGTCAACCATGACACAGAAAATTCTCTGGGCGCAATGGGCAGTGAGTGAATGACAGCACAGAATCAAATAGAACATTTCTTTGTAACAGATCTGTGTAAAGAAAATGGGCCTAGCGTGCTGTGATcgggagggagagcggaggggcGTACCTGCTCCACATTCTTGCCTCGCCTCTGCATGGCCCGCAGGACCCCCTCGTAGGAGTACCCCATGGACACGATGGTCTCCACACATTGCAGCCCACTGGGAGACAGGTTGAGCAGTGCCGCGCCGCGCGGGAGAGGACCTGCATTTATCTTTGCAGAGAGAGTTTTTATAGCATCACATCTGTATAAGAGTCCAAAAAAAAGCATCTTCATCTGGTCCACAAAACCTCTAAGATTTTCAGAAGTTTGAAATAATTAAGCAATACATTTAGTCATTGAAACGAAGCAAAGCCCACTTCACCTTCTTTGTGTAAGCTTACCTGCTTTGGTGCCCCATTTTGAGTGTGCCTGGGTAGCTCCTCTGTCTTCTGCTGGGGTGCCGGTGGGCTGCCGGTGGATAGGCTAGGTGGTACAGGGGCTGGAGAGTAGGAGTCAAATAACAAGTCCCCTTGGTCCGACAGCTTGGGGAAGGTCAGCGAGCGGATGTTGCAGGGCCGGTCTGGGTCCATTGTCCGTCCCTGGGCCAGACTCCCAGCTCTGTCCATGTCCAGTTGCGCCACCAGCCCGTTGAGGGAAAAGGCAGTTTTTGCCGGAAGGCTGGTGGCGGAGAGTTGGGGTGGAGGCGTGCTGCCTCGCGATGCCAGCTCGGGCTGGGGTTCCCCAGGTGGGGATACAGACTGCTGCTGGGGCTGTGGCTGGCTCTGGAGGATGTTGCGCAGCTCCTCTCTATCGTCCAGCGTTTTCAGCTCCAGCTTGTCGAAGGGGTCCTCCTCGCGCTCAAAGTCAGCCAGGTTAAGGTACTGGGGCTCCGGGATGCTGGGAGTGGTCTGCCTGGCGGGCGCGGGCAGCGGGGTGAGGATGGCGTTGTGGCGCAGTGCAGCCATCAGCGGATTCAATGCGGGCGGGAGAGCATCCTGCTCCTCGGCGGGGCGAGGCCTCTTGCCCCCGCCGGCCAATCCCCCATCAGGGTCTTGTGCGGGGGGTGAGTGCTCCCTGCTCTCCAACTCCACCCTGGCCAACTCTGCAGCTCGGGCCTCCGCCGCCCTGGCTTCGGCCAGCTCCGCCCCCCAGCGcacactcctcctctccaggGAGAAGTCATACTGCAGTGCCCAAAGACAGACAACCAGCATGACTAGTTAGAGCGGCGCAGCAGACAAAGGACTAAAGGAATGGAGACTAATCAAcccaggtgaatctggttgagtCATGAGATCTTATTTTCAACATTTACAGAGGTGCCCccctaattaaaaaaaaatatttatttatatatttatatatatatatattttttttacctttatttaaccaggcaagtcagttaagaacaaattcttattttcaatgacggcctgggaacagtgggttaactgcctgttcaggggcagaacgacagatttgtaccttgtcagctcaggggtttgacttcgcaaccttccggttactagtccaacgctctaaccactaggctaccctgccgcctaatACAGATTATTACAGGGAAGCTATAAAAATGACCAAGCACCCCATCATTGAAACGCTTGATGCAACAGTGACATAAATCAGAAGGCTTACCTGCAGGTCTGCAAGCACAGAGAGACAGTCGGGCAGGCAGAAGCCAACAGGAAGACCCACTTTGGCAGGGCAGCGGAACTTATCGTTGATTTTAAATGGAACGTCATCAAGGTAGCTGATGGGTCCTGAAAAAACAGGATGAATGAATGGCCTAAATGAAAAATGACACCATGATGCAAATGCAGGAATATTTTAAAACAAAATGAGCAGatggagaacagaggaagaggccgaaagacacacactcaccatTGTGGTTATCAGACTTCCTCGCAGCCATTTAGAGTCTGTAAAACACAAAGGGCTCTTGAATGAACGAGAGATGCCTTAGAGGAAGCAGTGAGGGTGTTTTCACACAGTCCTATTTAAAGTGAACTCTGGGGTAAAAACAAAGAGCAAAAGAAGTCAGTTCTCTTTGTATTCACACTGCCcttgcctttgaatgaggactcaactcttttGCCAGTTCACTTCAACTATTTTGTGGTCCTCTTTGCATTCACATTGCTATGTTAAGAAAGGAACTAATATCTCTTTCCAACATGCCTCTGGGTTTTTACAATGTGTAGAACAAGCCATTCAATCAGAAAGCGTTATTGGACAGCTAGCTATACATTTTGTACGCTAATACATTGACAGCATTTAGTTAAAATATGAGACAGAATTGCAATCAGAAGATGCTATTAATATTTGCATTTGATTGGTAACAGAAGTGTTAAAACACAAGACAAAACATCAACACCAGATTCACCATTATGCAGAGCATTTGGAAgtacagaccccttgactttatttAGAATTTTTTAGACATTGTTACATttcagctttattctaaaatgttttatttttataatcccctcaatctacacacaataccccataatgacaaagcaaaaacagattatacagtaccgttcaaaagtttgtggttacttagaaatgtccttgtttttgaagaaAAGCATGTTTGTATTGTGTGTGACTAGTGTGCATT from Oncorhynchus keta strain PuntledgeMale-10-30-2019 chromosome 21, Oket_V2, whole genome shotgun sequence encodes:
- the LOC118400542 gene encoding ubiquitin-associated protein 1-like, which encodes MAARKSDNHNGPISYLDDVPFKINDKFRCPAKVGLPVGFCLPDCLSVLADLQYDFSLERRSVRWGAELAEARAAEARAAELARVELESREHSPPAQDPDGGLAGGGKRPRPAEEQDALPPALNPLMAALRHNAILTPLPAPARQTTPSIPEPQYLNLADFEREEDPFDKLELKTLDDREELRNILQSQPQPQQQSVSPPGEPQPELASRGSTPPPQLSATSLPAKTAFSLNGLVAQLDMDRAGSLAQGRTMDPDRPCNIRSLTFPKLSDQGDLLFDSYSPAPVPPSLSTGSPPAPQQKTEELPRHTQNGAPKQINAGPLPRGAALLNLSPSGLQCVETIVSMGYSYEGVLRAMQRRGKNVEQVLEYLFTHTRLCERGFEPSAVEEGLEMYQCSEEKALEFLSLMTRFGEMGFERDTIKEVLLVHNNDQEKALEDLMSRAAAS